The region CCTGATGGAAATGGCGGCAGGCGCGCCGTGATGATGAAGAGGGCTCATGACCGGAACAGCCGTGAATACTGCGACTCATGGCGCGCGGACAGGATGCCCAGCATGGGGGCGAAGGTGGAAGCGTCTTCGACGCGGGTCGCCGCGGCGCGCGTGGCGGCCGTGGCGATGTCCTGGCGCAGGCCGAACAGGATGCGTTGGCCGGCGACCTGGCCCAGCGGCACGGCCTTGAGCGCGGCCGCGACCTGGTTTTCAGTCCAGGCGAAGAGCCAGGCGAGCAGGCCATCGTGCAGGGCGATGCCCGCGCCCTGCATGGCGCAGGCATAAGCGGTGGGCAGGCTGACCGGACGCATGGCGCGCAGGATGGCGCGGGCGGTGTCCGGGCCCCAGGTGAGGTCATCCAGCAGGCGTGCCAGCGACCAGCCCATCTGCTCGGTTTCCTGACGGAATTCGAAGGACTCGCGCATGGCCAGCAGCTCATCGTTGCAGTCGGCCAGGGCGACGGTGTCCAGCGCGGCCCAGTTGCGGTACTGCTGGGCCAGCAGCACGGTTTCGCCGCGCGCGGTGACGTCCAGGCCGGCGGCGATCCAGGCACGCGCGCTGGCGGCGTCATGGATGATGCCGGCGTCGATGGCCGCTTCCAGTCCCTGCGAATAACTGAAGGCGCCGATCGGCAGGGCCGGCGACGCCAGGTGCAGCAGGGCGATCAGCTCAGTGCCGGTGCTTTTTGCCGGCGCCGTGGTCATGGTCGTGTCCATGGTCATCGTGTCCGTGCGAATGTTTGTGATCGTGGCTGTGATCGTGGCTGCAATTGGCGTGGTCATGATCGTGGTCATGGCCATGTGCGTGCTTGTGATCGTGCTTGTGATCGTGGCTGTGATCATGGCCGCAATTGGCATGATCGTGGTCATGACCGTGGGCGTGATCGTGCGCATGGCCATGGCCGTGATCATGCTTGTGGTCAT is a window of Bordetella sp. N DNA encoding:
- a CDS encoding urease accessory protein UreF; its protein translation is MDTTMTTAPAKSTGTELIALLHLASPALPIGAFSYSQGLEAAIDAGIIHDAASARAWIAAGLDVTARGETVLLAQQYRNWAALDTVALADCNDELLAMRESFEFRQETEQMGWSLARLLDDLTWGPDTARAILRAMRPVSLPTAYACAMQGAGIALHDGLLAWLFAWTENQVAAALKAVPLGQVAGQRILFGLRQDIATAATRAAATRVEDASTFAPMLGILSARHESQYSRLFRS